One part of the Clostridium thermosuccinogenes genome encodes these proteins:
- a CDS encoding zinc dependent phospholipase C family protein has translation MAGRLERTYGKIYKYLLAFINPIKKRIVRVEAGIHKYINRRAVDILKNDGYKDAYYFFYDHMAELNAGVVWADQDFKSINHFFDPSRKRGLYGSSNAVKLASEYYENALRYWNAMDTEKAIFYLGAAVHIVQDMTIPQHASIRLLASHHQYEAFIRKTYLYSSRYAAYRGGYYNMGSIEDYIHCNARTAVKIYRKLKNIKDNNRKYYTIAKFTLPLAQKTTAGCLLNFYKEISRRHV, from the coding sequence ATGGCCGGAAGATTAGAGCGAACTTATGGTAAGATATATAAATATCTGCTGGCTTTTATAAATCCCATCAAAAAGCGGATAGTTCGTGTGGAAGCCGGCATACATAAATATATAAACCGCCGGGCGGTGGATATATTGAAAAATGACGGATATAAAGATGCATATTACTTTTTTTACGATCACATGGCGGAGTTGAATGCCGGAGTTGTATGGGCAGATCAGGATTTCAAAAGCATAAACCATTTTTTTGACCCCAGCAGGAAAAGAGGACTTTATGGAAGCAGCAATGCGGTGAAGCTGGCAAGCGAATATTATGAAAATGCCCTTCGGTATTGGAATGCCATGGATACGGAAAAGGCCATTTTCTATCTTGGGGCTGCGGTGCATATAGTCCAGGACATGACCATACCGCAGCACGCCAGCATCCGGCTTCTGGCCAGCCATCATCAATATGAGGCATTCATAAGGAAAACCTATCTGTATTCATCGCGATATGCAGCCTATAGGGGCGGATATTATAATATGGGCAGCATAGAGGATTATATCCACTGCAATGCCCGCACTGCGGTAAAAATCTACAGGAAACTGAAAAATATTAAAGATAATAACAGAAAATATTACACCATAGCCAAGTTCACTCTGCCGCTCGCTCAAAAAACCACGGCAGGCTGTCTCCTGAATTTTTACAAGGAGATATCACGAAGGCATGTATAA
- a CDS encoding AraC family transcriptional regulator: MSKTIFPLITEEEKKLPFFVTSVGISENQDHMVRPSGCGDYHWLHCVKGSGMLKIDGGEHLISENTGFFFYPRIPHEYYPLEEPWETHWLTFNGYAVHELMELLKLTDWEVFSLSDIQAVENLMEGIYVSLQSSKAVKGFETSVLLYKFLIEVKNHIDPVNSTNKYPKYNQLQPVISYMEQNYSKDITLKELSELIDITPYHLCRIFKQTFNMRPFTYLTRLRVQKAKEMMLESVHEPIREIGKRAGYNDASYFCSIFKEHEGLTPSEFRRMHGNGQG; encoded by the coding sequence ATGAGTAAAACCATTTTTCCTTTAATTACTGAAGAAGAGAAAAAACTACCCTTTTTCGTAACCAGTGTAGGTATCTCTGAAAATCAGGATCATATGGTGAGGCCTTCCGGGTGCGGGGATTACCATTGGTTGCATTGTGTCAAGGGTTCAGGCATGCTGAAAATAGATGGCGGTGAGCATCTGATATCTGAAAACACAGGTTTTTTCTTTTATCCCCGTATACCCCATGAGTATTATCCCCTGGAAGAACCCTGGGAAACCCACTGGCTGACTTTTAACGGTTATGCGGTGCATGAGCTTATGGAGCTTCTTAAACTTACAGATTGGGAAGTGTTCAGCCTGTCCGATATTCAGGCTGTAGAAAATCTCATGGAAGGCATTTATGTTTCACTGCAGTCGTCAAAAGCGGTAAAAGGATTTGAAACCTCAGTTTTGCTTTATAAGTTTCTTATCGAAGTAAAAAATCATATAGATCCTGTCAATTCCACGAATAAATATCCAAAATACAATCAACTGCAGCCTGTTATATCCTATATGGAGCAAAATTACAGCAAGGATATCACTTTAAAGGAATTATCGGAACTCATAGATATAACCCCATACCACTTATGCCGCATTTTTAAGCAAACCTTTAATATGCGCCCTTTTACATATCTCACCAGACTTAGGGTCCAGAAGGCAAAGGAAATGATGCTCGAATCCGTACATGAACCTATACGGGAAATAGGAAAAAGAGCGGGTTACAACGACGCCAGCTACTTTTGCTCCATTTTTAAAGAGCATGAAGGCTTGACACCTTCCGAATTCCGGAGGATGCACGGAAACGGGCAGGGTTAG
- a CDS encoding YcdB/YcdC domain-containing protein — MSLKKIASLSLVFLLIASLVFSNTVFAGDLTKEEIMLKIAAGEIMPEEAIKESDVKIKKDQAVKIAEKMLDDPDLYSQGYVSLSPYWGSGITIWSVEFSKKEGLSGSVSVAVDANTGDIVSFNAWESYGNNSAFVAKFTRDEAKAVAEKYIKEVLKEDIKNFELQNEDDPYLYSSYRTSGVKERITYYFDFARKINNVIFPNYSINIGVDGTEGKVTSFSINRFDLDSIKFQTPKNLKTVEEALKEYRKTVDFKLRYSLNYKQSIFGPAKQKVILAYTPVSSMYMMDAVTGKEMNYDGTVIDSKAVETGLSDADLVPMDPNAKEPKSKAVNDEEVKKIAEGYKKAVEEILGVKFDENNSGNGYYYLNGSEKIWNFNWYRNEEYKQTYLNLSINANTGHVLNLNTGSYDYSYDIMLKEGKKAEEIVENVSWEQGKEKAAEVIKKLVPSQYGFYSDRNLKAPELNEEAKKYMKEYSYNYVRVVNGIEFGSNNIYVGIDRTTGNLTNFNFTWSDVEFPKVKDVIPLEEAAEKYFENMTAKLRYFVSITYDENGKQKVGDTAKLVYNFYNKDNLYGYYEIDALTGELVDWSAYDERITPLSSIKALGPHWAQRSVELLISQGILRKQDFKYDENVTRQDAVKMLALAKGISYYYTVATDNKSMTFKDVTVDDPYFVYVESAVIDKIIVPSGDKFNGKEEITKVEFIELLTNLIGYGDIAKKDEIFKLPENIEISKDKTGYAAICSVLGILPVKEGEVFKGDDKVTYAEAAQALYKALSFIK, encoded by the coding sequence ATGAGCCTTAAAAAAATCGCATCTTTATCCCTTGTTTTTCTGTTGATTGCGTCCTTGGTTTTCAGCAATACCGTTTTTGCAGGGGATCTCACCAAGGAAGAGATTATGCTTAAGATAGCTGCCGGAGAAATTATGCCGGAAGAAGCTATTAAGGAAAGCGACGTAAAAATAAAAAAGGATCAGGCTGTGAAAATCGCAGAGAAAATGCTTGATGACCCTGATCTTTATAGTCAGGGGTATGTTTCTCTATCCCCATATTGGGGCAGCGGCATCACGATATGGAGCGTAGAGTTCAGTAAAAAAGAAGGCTTGTCAGGAAGCGTAAGTGTGGCTGTTGATGCCAATACAGGAGATATTGTGTCCTTTAACGCTTGGGAGTCTTATGGCAATAACAGTGCTTTTGTTGCAAAGTTTACCCGCGATGAAGCAAAAGCTGTGGCAGAAAAATATATAAAAGAAGTATTGAAGGAAGATATAAAGAATTTTGAGCTTCAAAACGAAGATGATCCTTATCTGTACAGCAGCTATCGCACCAGTGGAGTAAAGGAGAGAATAACATATTACTTTGATTTTGCAAGAAAAATCAACAATGTAATTTTCCCGAACTACAGCATAAATATTGGAGTGGATGGCACGGAAGGTAAGGTTACCAGCTTCAGCATCAACCGTTTTGATTTGGACAGCATAAAATTCCAGACTCCTAAGAACTTGAAAACGGTAGAGGAAGCTCTGAAGGAATACAGGAAAACAGTAGATTTCAAACTGCGCTACTCATTAAATTACAAGCAGAGCATTTTTGGTCCTGCAAAGCAAAAGGTAATCCTGGCTTACACACCTGTGTCCAGCATGTACATGATGGATGCGGTTACAGGAAAAGAAATGAATTATGACGGGACAGTGATTGACAGCAAAGCAGTTGAGACCGGGCTGTCAGATGCTGATCTGGTTCCAATGGATCCTAATGCAAAAGAACCAAAGAGCAAAGCTGTTAATGACGAGGAAGTCAAGAAGATCGCAGAGGGATATAAAAAGGCTGTAGAGGAAATCCTTGGGGTAAAATTCGATGAAAATAATTCCGGAAATGGATATTACTACTTGAATGGCTCGGAAAAAATATGGAATTTCAACTGGTATAGGAATGAAGAATATAAACAAACATATTTGAACTTGAGCATAAATGCCAACACGGGTCATGTTTTAAACCTTAACACCGGCAGCTATGATTATTCCTACGATATTATGCTTAAGGAAGGAAAAAAGGCTGAAGAAATCGTTGAGAATGTGAGCTGGGAGCAAGGTAAAGAAAAAGCTGCTGAAGTTATCAAAAAGCTGGTACCGTCCCAGTATGGATTTTATTCCGATAGAAACCTTAAAGCTCCTGAGCTGAATGAAGAAGCCAAGAAGTACATGAAGGAATACAGCTATAACTATGTAAGGGTTGTAAACGGCATTGAGTTTGGAAGCAACAATATTTATGTAGGTATTGACCGTACAACAGGAAATCTGACCAACTTCAACTTTACATGGAGTGATGTGGAATTCCCTAAGGTTAAGGATGTAATTCCGCTAGAGGAAGCAGCAGAAAAGTATTTTGAAAATATGACAGCAAAACTTAGATACTTTGTTAGCATAACCTATGATGAAAACGGTAAACAGAAGGTTGGCGATACGGCGAAGCTTGTGTACAACTTCTACAATAAGGATAATCTTTATGGATATTATGAAATTGATGCATTAACAGGCGAGCTTGTGGATTGGTCAGCTTATGATGAGAGGATTACACCCTTGTCCAGCATAAAAGCTCTCGGACCTCACTGGGCTCAGAGGAGCGTAGAGCTTCTCATATCTCAAGGAATTTTGAGAAAGCAGGATTTCAAGTATGATGAGAATGTTACAAGGCAAGATGCAGTAAAAATGTTAGCTCTGGCCAAGGGTATAAGTTACTACTATACAGTAGCCACAGACAATAAATCTATGACTTTTAAAGATGTCACTGTGGACGATCCGTACTTCGTCTATGTGGAGAGTGCCGTAATTGATAAAATTATCGTTCCCAGCGGTGATAAGTTTAACGGCAAGGAAGAAATAACCAAGGTGGAATTTATAGAATTGCTTACAAACCTGATAGGATACGGAGATATAGCAAAGAAAGATGAAATTTTCAAGCTGCCCGAAAATATTGAAATTAGCAAAGATAAAACAGGGTATGCAGCCATCTGCTCCGTATTGGGCATACTGCCTGTCAAAGAAGGAGAAGTTTTCAAGGGAGACGACAAGGTTACTTATGCTGAAGCAGCGCAAGCTTTATACAAAGCACTTAGCTTCATAAAGTAA
- a CDS encoding UvrD-helicase domain-containing protein, which yields MEGYAITFSKQALRAIEAPGDKSKIILRGPTGSGKSTILLERYKYMVEKLGIPSEKILILLLNRMQSLEWRSKTVLGSSGSIWRTSYYGFIQGEIKTFYPIVLKNCGEIANKSIQPVFMTFETAQYLVSKAIEPRRDAKGIFAGLTSFTDRIAIDLTSNLVKAATSDIPYYEIGSRLYNALEQKNDIKKQIFSEADEIISAYRKKCLELGILDFGMAVDLYNNCLLKDEEYKAHLFKRVEHIIVDNIEECVPTEVDFIEYLLPNLKTCLLGYNHECGYGEIFGGNHEYMKKKLLDKCSIIDLEGSYTCKEFMYEFSDMLYNNIEHSQGAKLKDDSVIIREAPVELRSEMLENIGQKICSLIKNEGYKPSDIAVISTYADPVTEFVIGRMLEKEGIQLKNLTRKNRVVDNPFSQALITLAHLCHPGYNIFPNRDDVKALIRMLLKIDPVRSSILAGEICSQRPFAELPDVEFPGLVERIGYYNLEKYEYIRNWIKEYKERENPLPINEFFQKVFLEILISREISDDDILQAKKLIDSAQTFVDTVSRFSNMNANKGFLDMIRGGIKAAESIFELEETLNGDSVILSTPIAYLSSTLKSRIIILSGISSENWTPRSIKELTNAHVLTKTWDTGKIYTEEMEESYQRHYLAIIMRALLRRCSDRLYTFESNLSANGYENNGMLSEYLDEMLQ from the coding sequence TTGGAGGGATATGCCATCACGTTCAGTAAACAGGCGCTAAGAGCCATTGAAGCTCCGGGGGATAAATCCAAAATCATACTCAGAGGACCTACCGGATCGGGAAAATCTACGATACTGCTGGAAAGATATAAATACATGGTGGAAAAGCTGGGCATACCCAGTGAAAAAATACTGATACTGCTTCTTAACAGGATGCAGTCATTGGAATGGAGGTCGAAAACAGTCCTTGGTTCGTCAGGAAGCATATGGAGAACTTCTTATTATGGCTTCATCCAGGGAGAAATAAAGACCTTTTATCCGATTGTTTTAAAAAACTGCGGCGAGATAGCAAATAAAAGCATTCAGCCTGTATTTATGACCTTTGAGACGGCACAGTACCTTGTATCCAAGGCTATAGAACCCCGCCGGGATGCCAAAGGCATTTTTGCCGGACTAACTTCCTTTACCGACCGGATAGCCATAGATCTTACATCCAATCTGGTTAAGGCGGCCACTTCCGATATTCCTTATTATGAAATCGGCAGCAGGCTTTATAATGCACTGGAGCAGAAAAATGACATAAAAAAGCAAATTTTTAGTGAGGCTGATGAGATAATCAGCGCATACAGAAAGAAATGCCTGGAACTGGGAATCCTCGATTTTGGAATGGCAGTAGACCTATATAATAACTGCCTTTTAAAGGATGAGGAATATAAAGCCCATCTGTTTAAAAGGGTGGAGCACATAATAGTTGACAATATAGAAGAATGTGTGCCTACGGAAGTTGACTTTATAGAGTACCTCCTGCCCAACCTAAAAACATGCCTGCTTGGCTACAATCATGAATGCGGTTATGGGGAAATATTCGGAGGAAACCATGAATATATGAAGAAAAAGCTGCTGGACAAATGCAGCATTATTGACCTGGAAGGGTCTTATACCTGCAAGGAATTTATGTATGAATTTTCCGACATGTTGTATAACAATATAGAACACTCCCAGGGTGCAAAGCTAAAGGATGATTCGGTAATCATCCGGGAAGCCCCGGTGGAGCTGAGAAGTGAGATGTTGGAAAATATCGGACAGAAAATATGCAGCCTGATAAAAAATGAAGGGTACAAGCCTTCGGATATTGCTGTGATTTCGACCTATGCGGACCCGGTGACTGAGTTTGTCATAGGAAGAATGCTGGAGAAAGAGGGAATTCAGCTTAAAAATCTGACGCGTAAAAACCGGGTGGTGGATAACCCCTTTTCCCAGGCTCTTATCACCCTGGCCCATTTATGCCATCCGGGATATAATATTTTTCCCAACCGGGATGATGTAAAAGCTTTGATAAGGATGCTGCTAAAAATCGATCCTGTGCGAAGCTCCATCCTGGCAGGAGAAATATGCAGCCAGAGGCCATTTGCAGAGCTGCCCGATGTTGAGTTTCCGGGTCTGGTGGAGAGGATAGGCTATTATAACCTGGAAAAATACGAGTACATACGCAACTGGATAAAGGAGTACAAGGAAAGGGAAAATCCTCTTCCGATTAATGAGTTCTTTCAGAAGGTTTTTCTTGAAATTCTCATTTCCAGGGAGATTTCCGATGATGACATCCTGCAGGCAAAGAAGCTTATAGACAGCGCCCAGACCTTTGTTGACACGGTTTCCAGGTTCAGCAACATGAATGCGAACAAAGGCTTCCTGGACATGATAAGGGGAGGTATAAAAGCGGCGGAGAGCATTTTTGAACTGGAAGAAACTCTTAACGGAGACTCGGTGATATTGTCCACGCCCATAGCTTATCTGTCCAGCACCTTAAAAAGCAGGATAATAATCCTAAGCGGCATAAGCAGTGAGAACTGGACGCCTAGGAGCATAAAAGAGCTGACCAATGCCCATGTCCTTACAAAAACCTGGGACACCGGCAAAATTTACACGGAAGAAATGGAAGAATCCTATCAAAGGCATTATCTTGCCATAATAATGCGGGCGTTGCTAAGACGCTGCAGTGACAGGCTATATACCTTTGAATCAAATCTATCGGCCAACGGATATGAAAACAACGGCATGCTGTCGGAATATCTGGATGAAATGCTTCAGTAG
- a CDS encoding TIGR03905 family TSCPD domain-containing protein, with product MSYDTELVCSRKITFSIEDGIVKSVEFKEGCRGSLQGIGKLVEGMPVSEVIKRLKGIDCRGKGTSCPDQLAKALEKAYEAKAGT from the coding sequence ATTTCATATGATACGGAACTGGTTTGCTCAAGAAAAATAACTTTCAGCATAGAAGACGGAATAGTAAAAAGTGTAGAATTTAAGGAAGGATGCCGGGGCAGCCTTCAGGGAATCGGAAAACTGGTGGAGGGAATGCCGGTTTCCGAGGTTATAAAGAGGTTAAAAGGCATAGACTGCAGGGGAAAAGGGACATCCTGCCCAGATCAGCTGGCAAAAGCCCTGGAAAAGGCTTATGAAGCAAAGGCAGGGACATAG
- a CDS encoding ATP-dependent helicase has product MGLRKGQKELVEQYRGGFCAVPAIPGGGKTHCLSIWAAEMIAQGLHKPGKILIVTYMNSAVNNFRQRIAKELARRGISGNKDYVVSTIHSLCLKIVKEKPDLISTNEEFEIIDEVTKFHLISSAVDEWRRKNEDIFRYYLEESNLSANKLSENYKKWNDRLCGVVLGAIGDFKSHGMKPLQARESCRKLPETSLLKHAADIYAIYDKKLKMSGFLDFDDMLYNAKELLTMDSSLLEKYRKKFTFVCEDEAQDSNLIQSEILTLIADGNLLRVGDSNQAICGSFSNSDFTLFKSFCEKPETVVYRITQSSRNTREIIDLANYFVKLVREEHPVPECRESLLPQFIEPVDPHDERQNPVTTEYGIKAQIYGSWDEEVNSVVTEVIRMVKRHPDKTISVLVPNSYKMRDIVRCLEDKNIPFEQLDNTSDERNRTIKVLGRIIDFIAEPENGEKFGAMMNECFLRDKYEDEMPESEFNPDMHGKESQREMLTAFLRKYPVEKLLYPAAGEIDIREIPPELLKSKIWRDFTDKLETVRGFLEFPTTVVEKLILYISEKLNFGREERAIAQKVAGDVRYLMNQNPRWRLSDLALELLSPKNMFNFFAGIVWELKGYEPKPGVVTVATYHKSKGMEWDIVFLTGLNYADFPVYLTDKFVGEYWFLKQEYKNPQALVKADLEKILGAGTGEDSILKSKIETISERARLLYVGITRAREYLYLSGFHANQGKWNENLPSKYLLDIKKHIEEVGAKWTGI; this is encoded by the coding sequence ATGGGATTACGAAAGGGTCAAAAAGAGCTGGTCGAACAATATCGAGGCGGATTTTGCGCGGTTCCGGCCATTCCCGGCGGCGGTAAAACCCACTGCCTTTCCATCTGGGCTGCGGAAATGATAGCTCAGGGGCTGCATAAACCGGGAAAAATACTTATTGTTACATATATGAACAGCGCGGTAAACAATTTCCGGCAGAGGATAGCAAAAGAGCTGGCAAGAAGGGGTATATCGGGAAATAAGGATTATGTAGTATCCACGATACACAGCCTGTGCCTTAAAATTGTAAAGGAAAAGCCGGATTTAATTAGCACTAATGAAGAATTTGAAATCATAGATGAGGTCACCAAATTTCATCTTATAAGCAGTGCGGTGGATGAATGGAGAAGAAAAAATGAAGATATATTCAGATATTATTTGGAAGAATCCAACCTGAGCGCCAACAAGCTCTCAGAAAATTACAAAAAATGGAATGACAGACTTTGCGGAGTAGTGCTGGGGGCTATAGGCGACTTTAAAAGCCATGGCATGAAGCCGCTGCAGGCCAGGGAAAGCTGCAGGAAGCTTCCGGAGACTTCCCTTTTGAAACATGCGGCCGATATATATGCCATTTATGATAAAAAGCTAAAGATGAGCGGATTTCTGGATTTTGACGATATGCTTTACAATGCGAAGGAGCTGCTTACCATGGACAGCAGCCTTCTTGAAAAGTATCGCAAAAAGTTCACCTTTGTCTGTGAGGATGAAGCCCAGGATTCAAACCTCATCCAGAGTGAAATACTTACACTGATAGCCGATGGAAACCTTTTGAGGGTGGGAGACAGCAACCAGGCCATTTGCGGCAGCTTCAGCAACAGTGACTTCACCCTGTTCAAAAGCTTTTGTGAAAAGCCGGAAACTGTCGTTTACAGGATAACCCAGTCCAGCAGGAACACAAGGGAGATAATCGATCTGGCCAACTATTTTGTTAAGCTTGTGAGAGAAGAGCATCCGGTTCCTGAATGCAGGGAGAGCCTTCTTCCTCAGTTTATTGAGCCGGTGGACCCCCATGATGAAAGGCAAAACCCCGTCACCACTGAATACGGAATAAAGGCGCAGATATACGGTTCATGGGATGAGGAAGTAAATTCGGTGGTCACGGAAGTGATCCGCATGGTTAAGAGGCACCCGGACAAGACGATATCAGTGCTGGTTCCCAACTCCTACAAGATGAGGGATATAGTGCGCTGCCTGGAAGATAAGAACATACCCTTTGAGCAGCTGGACAACACTTCGGACGAAAGGAACAGGACCATCAAGGTTCTGGGCAGGATCATAGATTTTATTGCAGAGCCGGAAAACGGAGAGAAGTTTGGTGCCATGATGAATGAATGCTTCCTCCGTGATAAATATGAAGATGAGATGCCGGAATCGGAATTTAACCCGGACATGCACGGCAAGGAAAGCCAGAGGGAGATGCTCACGGCATTCCTGAGAAAATATCCGGTGGAAAAGCTGCTGTATCCGGCAGCTGGGGAAATAGACATACGGGAAATACCGCCGGAGCTCCTCAAATCAAAGATATGGAGGGACTTTACTGATAAGCTGGAGACAGTGAGAGGGTTTTTGGAGTTTCCCACGACAGTGGTGGAAAAGCTGATATTGTATATATCGGAAAAGCTGAACTTTGGCAGGGAGGAAAGGGCCATAGCCCAGAAGGTCGCCGGGGATGTAAGGTATCTCATGAACCAGAACCCGAGATGGAGGCTCAGCGATCTGGCGTTGGAGCTTTTGAGCCCCAAGAACATGTTCAACTTTTTCGCCGGCATTGTATGGGAGCTTAAGGGATACGAGCCAAAACCCGGTGTGGTGACCGTAGCCACCTATCACAAGTCAAAAGGGATGGAATGGGATATAGTGTTCCTTACAGGGCTTAATTACGCTGATTTCCCTGTTTATCTTACCGATAAGTTTGTCGGAGAATACTGGTTCCTGAAGCAGGAATATAAAAATCCCCAGGCCTTGGTAAAGGCCGATCTGGAAAAAATCCTTGGGGCCGGTACCGGGGAGGACTCAATACTGAAGTCAAAAATAGAGACTATATCAGAAAGAGCCCGTCTGCTATATGTAGGAATAACCAGAGCCAGGGAGTATCTTTACCTCTCAGGTTTTCATGCCAATCAAGGAAAATGGAATGAAAACCTGCCGTCAAAATATCTTTTGGATATTAAAAAGCATATTGAGGAGGTGGGCGCAAAATGGACAGGGATTTGA
- a CDS encoding LysM peptidoglycan-binding domain-containing protein, translating into MDNLIKVGVSVVSISDSESNNDNFYIDGRYKQEYEQDKIQVSVERSSELHLFGLTFGMDRSSPEMKTPVSMVRELKKFQSRISTWGGDIDGKLEQMSDCVNEINNIIYSMSINNPEHRDKPYSFAGLLMDGGMAAAVSSGSSRIYLMRDGRLNQLSGENSKIERLLRAGIISKEQAKSLSSKMDGISGNSMAGVQKSNTFHLKEGDIFLICSDNIVKAMDEQAISEVLSKDADTDYMANMLVKKAINMELSDGISVMIVKVELVNSPEEDFEINVERNTESEEDFYEDKGKRKSSGFTGTIVALITCIVVAVSLYYLYNELWPGKHQSKNDIPTGQTSTLDPTDSKSGGKNGDSQDQQSDEIGEDQSGGEADAEGDASSGENEGAEPVVHIVEPGDTLQGISKKYYNDIEKYTLIMEANGLTDPNKLMVGQKLIIPED; encoded by the coding sequence ATGGATAATCTCATCAAAGTGGGAGTTTCTGTTGTTTCAATTTCCGATTCTGAAAGCAATAATGATAATTTTTATATAGACGGAAGATATAAACAGGAATATGAACAGGATAAAATTCAGGTTTCAGTTGAAAGAAGCTCCGAACTTCATTTATTCGGGCTGACCTTTGGAATGGACAGAAGCAGTCCGGAAATGAAAACGCCGGTCTCGATGGTAAGGGAACTGAAAAAATTTCAAAGCAGGATATCTACCTGGGGCGGTGATATAGACGGAAAGCTGGAGCAGATGTCCGATTGCGTAAATGAAATAAATAATATTATATACAGCATGTCTATAAATAATCCTGAACACAGGGACAAGCCTTACAGTTTCGCGGGGCTCCTGATGGACGGCGGAATGGCAGCGGCTGTAAGCAGCGGAAGCAGCAGGATCTATTTGATGAGGGACGGGCGTTTAAACCAGCTTTCAGGTGAAAACAGCAAAATTGAAAGATTGTTGAGAGCAGGAATCATATCCAAAGAGCAGGCTAAATCCCTTTCATCCAAAATGGATGGCATTTCAGGCAACAGCATGGCAGGAGTACAAAAGTCCAACACCTTCCATTTAAAAGAGGGAGACATATTCCTGATATGCAGTGATAATATAGTCAAAGCTATGGATGAGCAAGCGATTTCTGAAGTGCTTTCAAAGGATGCCGATACGGACTATATGGCCAATATGCTGGTCAAAAAAGCTATAAACATGGAGCTTTCCGATGGAATATCCGTAATGATAGTTAAGGTGGAATTGGTAAATAGTCCGGAAGAGGATTTTGAAATAAATGTAGAAAGGAATACAGAATCAGAAGAAGATTTTTACGAGGATAAGGGAAAACGCAAAAGTTCCGGTTTTACCGGCACTATTGTGGCATTGATCACTTGCATAGTGGTTGCAGTTTCTTTATATTACCTGTATAATGAACTGTGGCCGGGAAAACATCAAAGCAAAAACGACATTCCCACGGGACAGACCAGCACTTTGGACCCGACAGATTCCAAATCCGGCGGTAAAAACGGCGACAGCCAGGACCAGCAGAGCGATGAGATTGGAGAGGATCAGAGCGGAGGCGAAGCGGATGCAGAAGGTGATGCTTCTTCTGGTGAAAACGAAGGTGCTGAACCTGTTGTGCATATAGTTGAACCGGGAGACACCCTGCAAGGGATAAGCAAAAAGTATTACAATGATATAGAGAAATACACCTTGATAATGGAAGCAAACGGGTTGACTGATCCCAACAAGCTCATGGTGGGGCAAAAGCTGATAATACCAGAAGATTAA
- a CDS encoding DUF554 domain-containing protein — protein sequence MMIGIGTIANVAAIIAGSALGVFARNGLSERFKNTVMQAISLSVVMIGISGTLEGIFYVAENGGIKSRYIMVMILSLVAGGLTGEALSIEQKLDKLGEWFQRKVAGSGGSFAQGFVTATLVYCVGAMAIVGSLEDGLMGDAGTLFAKSILDGVTAIIFTTTMGIGVAFSALPVLIYQGSITLLAGIIKPWLTEAVITQMSIVGSVLIMGIGINMLDIKKIKVGNLLPSIFMPLVYYVVCTLLSSI from the coding sequence ATGATGATTGGTATAGGAACTATTGCCAATGTGGCTGCAATAATTGCCGGAAGTGCCCTGGGCGTCTTTGCCAGAAACGGGCTTTCCGAGAGATTTAAAAATACGGTTATGCAGGCTATAAGTCTTTCTGTAGTTATGATTGGTATCTCCGGCACATTGGAGGGTATTTTTTATGTTGCAGAAAACGGAGGAATAAAAAGCCGGTACATAATGGTCATGATACTGAGCCTTGTTGCAGGCGGACTGACAGGAGAAGCTCTAAGCATCGAACAAAAGCTGGACAAGCTAGGTGAGTGGTTTCAAAGAAAAGTTGCCGGCAGCGGAGGCAGCTTTGCCCAGGGTTTTGTTACTGCGACCCTGGTGTACTGTGTTGGAGCCATGGCTATAGTTGGCTCTTTGGAAGACGGATTGATGGGAGATGCAGGTACTCTCTTCGCCAAATCCATTTTAGATGGCGTTACTGCCATAATTTTTACGACTACAATGGGAATAGGGGTGGCCTTTTCCGCGTTGCCCGTGCTTATTTACCAGGGCAGTATTACTTTGCTGGCGGGGATAATAAAACCATGGCTTACGGAAGCTGTAATCACCCAGATGTCCATAGTGGGAAGTGTTTTGATTATGGGCATTGGAATAAACATGTTGGATATAAAGAAAATCAAGGTGGGAAATTTGCTTCCCTCGATTTTCATGCCCCTTGTCTATTATGTGGTTTGCACTTTGTTAAGCTCAATATAG